A region of Heteronotia binoei isolate CCM8104 ecotype False Entrance Well chromosome 2, APGP_CSIRO_Hbin_v1, whole genome shotgun sequence DNA encodes the following proteins:
- the CPT2 gene encoding carnitine O-palmitoyltransferase 2, mitochondrial isoform X1: MAGQAMLGSSFLRFRGAPSSQLHPVFARLRRSYSQNGSISQFLHHSLVPTMHYQKSLPRLPIPKLEDTIRRYLNAQKPLLSDDQFRKTEQLAISFRNGIGSELHEQLVAQDKQNKHTSYISGPWFDMYLKARESVVLNFNPFMAFSPDPKVEYNDQLTRATNMTVSALRFLKTLRAGFLEPEVFHLSPSRSDTQAFKRFIRFVPSSLSWFGAYMVNAYPLDMSQYFRLFNSSRLPKHNKDELFTDEKARHLLVLRNGNFYTFDVIDRDGNIMKPLEIQAHLKFILSDNSAAPAFPLACLTTDNRDSWASLRQELLDCGNAEALRKVDSAIFCLCFDDSPVKDLIHLSHTMLHADGTNRWYDKSFNLILTKDGTAAIHFEHSWGDGVAVLRFQNEVFKDSTQSPAVTPQSQPAAVDSSTAVQKLTFTLNDTLKEGISKAKQNFDATVKKLTVNILEFKRGGKEFLKKQNLSPDAVVQLAFQMAFLQQYSQTVATYESCSTAAFKHGRTETIRPASVYTKSCSEAFVREPFKHSTAELLQMISECSKYHSQLTKEAAMGQGFDRHLFGLRYWGESTSMPLPDFYQDQAYAQINHNILSTSTLSSPAVTMGGFAPVVSDGFGIAYRVHDNFIGCSVSSYPARNVYEFLQCVQKSLDDMFNVLEGKHISKG; encoded by the exons ATGGCGGGTCAGGCAATGCTCGGATCTTCCTTCCTCCGATTTCGGGGGGCTCCATCCTCTCAGCTCCATCCTGTCTTTGCCAGGCTGCGGAGGAGCTACAGCCAGAATGGTTCCATCTCGCAGTTCTTGCACCACAGCCTGGTGCCCACCATGCATTATCAGAAAAGCTTACCACG TTTGCCCATTCCAAAATTGGAAGACACGATTAGAAGATATCTGAATGCTCAAAAGCCTCTCTTAAGTGATGATCAGTTCAG gaAAACAGAGCAACTTGCTATCAGTTTTAGAAATGGAATTGGTAGTGAACTGCATGAACAGTTGGTTGCACAAGATAAGCAAAATAAGCATACTAGTTACATTTCAG GTCCCTGGTTTGACATGTACCTAAAGGCACGTGAATCAGTTGTTCTGAATTTCAATCCATTCATGGCTTTCAGCCCTGATCCCAAAGTTGAATATAATGACCAGCTCACAAGGGCAACTAACATGACTGTTTCTGCTTTGCGTTTCTTGAAGACTCTCAGGGCTGGCTTTTTGGAGCCTGAGGTTTTTCACCTCAGCCCCTCCAGAAGTGATActcaggcatttaaaaggtttattCGATTTgtgccttcctctctctcctggtTTGGTGCCTATATGGTCAATGCCTATCCTCTTGATATGTCACAGTATTTCAGGCTTTTCAATTCCTCACGATTGCCTAAACACAACAAGGATGAACTTTTTACAGATGAAAAGGCAAGGCACCTATTGGTGCTTAGAAATGGAAATTTTTACACATTTGATGTAATTGATAGAGATGGCAATATAATGAAGCCGTTGGAAATCCAAGCACATTTAAAATTCATCCTTTCTGACAACAGTGCAGCTCCTGCATTCCCTCTTGCTTGTCTGACAACTGACAATCGAGATTCATGGGCATCACTAAGGCAGGAGCTGCTTGACTGTGGCAATGCAGAAGCCTTAAGGAAAGTGGATTCAGCAATATTCTGCCTGTGCTTTGATGATTCTCCAGTTAAAGACCTCATCCACTTATCCCACACCATGCTTCATGCAGATGGCACCAACAGATGGTATGACAAGTCATTTAACCTTATTTTAACCAAAGATGGCACTGCAGCAATTCATTTTGAGCATTCGTGGGGAGACGGAGTGGCTGTGCTGCGTTTCCAAAATGAAGTCTTTAAAGACAGCACCCAGTCGCCTGCTGTTACACCCCAATCGCAGCCTGCTGCCGTTGATTCTTCCACAGCTGTTCAGAAACTGACCTTTACATTGAATGATACTTTAAAAGAAGGAATTTCCAAGGCTAAACAAAATTTTGATGCTACTGTGAAAAAGCTGACAGTGAACATACTTGAATTCAAGAGAGGGGGTAAGGAGTTTTTAAAGAAGCAGAATTTGAGTCCTGATGCTGTAGTTCAGCTGGCATTCCAGATGGCCTTTCTGCAGCAATACAGCCAGACTGTGGCTACCTATGAGTCTTGCAGCACAGCAGCATTCAAACATGGCCGTACTGAAACCATCCGTCCTGCTTCAGTTTATACAAAGTCGTGTTCAGAGGCTTTTGTCAGGGAGCCATTCAAAcacagcacagcagagctactacaGATGATTTCAGAATGCTCTAAGTATCACAGCCAGCTCACCAAAGAAGCTGCTATGG GTCAGGGATTTGACCGACACTTATTTGGATTGCGGTATTGGGGAGAATCCACCAGCATGCCCTTGCCAGACTTTTACCAAGACCAAGCTTATGCACAGATCAATCATAACATTCTGTCTACCAGCACGTTGAGCAGCCCAGCTGTGACCATGGGTGGGTTTGCTCCAGTGGTGTCTGATGGCTTTGGCATTGCATATAGAGTGCATGATAACTTCATTGGATGCAGTGTTTCTTCCTATCCAGCTAGGAATGTGTATGAATTCCTCCAGTGTGTGCAGAAGTCACTGGATGACATGTTTAATGTTTTGGAAGGTAAACACATCAGTAAGGGTTAG
- the CPT2 gene encoding carnitine O-palmitoyltransferase 2, mitochondrial isoform X2 encodes MYLKARESVVLNFNPFMAFSPDPKVEYNDQLTRATNMTVSALRFLKTLRAGFLEPEVFHLSPSRSDTQAFKRFIRFVPSSLSWFGAYMVNAYPLDMSQYFRLFNSSRLPKHNKDELFTDEKARHLLVLRNGNFYTFDVIDRDGNIMKPLEIQAHLKFILSDNSAAPAFPLACLTTDNRDSWASLRQELLDCGNAEALRKVDSAIFCLCFDDSPVKDLIHLSHTMLHADGTNRWYDKSFNLILTKDGTAAIHFEHSWGDGVAVLRFQNEVFKDSTQSPAVTPQSQPAAVDSSTAVQKLTFTLNDTLKEGISKAKQNFDATVKKLTVNILEFKRGGKEFLKKQNLSPDAVVQLAFQMAFLQQYSQTVATYESCSTAAFKHGRTETIRPASVYTKSCSEAFVREPFKHSTAELLQMISECSKYHSQLTKEAAMGQGFDRHLFGLRYWGESTSMPLPDFYQDQAYAQINHNILSTSTLSSPAVTMGGFAPVVSDGFGIAYRVHDNFIGCSVSSYPARNVYEFLQCVQKSLDDMFNVLEGKHISKG; translated from the exons ATGTACCTAAAGGCACGTGAATCAGTTGTTCTGAATTTCAATCCATTCATGGCTTTCAGCCCTGATCCCAAAGTTGAATATAATGACCAGCTCACAAGGGCAACTAACATGACTGTTTCTGCTTTGCGTTTCTTGAAGACTCTCAGGGCTGGCTTTTTGGAGCCTGAGGTTTTTCACCTCAGCCCCTCCAGAAGTGATActcaggcatttaaaaggtttattCGATTTgtgccttcctctctctcctggtTTGGTGCCTATATGGTCAATGCCTATCCTCTTGATATGTCACAGTATTTCAGGCTTTTCAATTCCTCACGATTGCCTAAACACAACAAGGATGAACTTTTTACAGATGAAAAGGCAAGGCACCTATTGGTGCTTAGAAATGGAAATTTTTACACATTTGATGTAATTGATAGAGATGGCAATATAATGAAGCCGTTGGAAATCCAAGCACATTTAAAATTCATCCTTTCTGACAACAGTGCAGCTCCTGCATTCCCTCTTGCTTGTCTGACAACTGACAATCGAGATTCATGGGCATCACTAAGGCAGGAGCTGCTTGACTGTGGCAATGCAGAAGCCTTAAGGAAAGTGGATTCAGCAATATTCTGCCTGTGCTTTGATGATTCTCCAGTTAAAGACCTCATCCACTTATCCCACACCATGCTTCATGCAGATGGCACCAACAGATGGTATGACAAGTCATTTAACCTTATTTTAACCAAAGATGGCACTGCAGCAATTCATTTTGAGCATTCGTGGGGAGACGGAGTGGCTGTGCTGCGTTTCCAAAATGAAGTCTTTAAAGACAGCACCCAGTCGCCTGCTGTTACACCCCAATCGCAGCCTGCTGCCGTTGATTCTTCCACAGCTGTTCAGAAACTGACCTTTACATTGAATGATACTTTAAAAGAAGGAATTTCCAAGGCTAAACAAAATTTTGATGCTACTGTGAAAAAGCTGACAGTGAACATACTTGAATTCAAGAGAGGGGGTAAGGAGTTTTTAAAGAAGCAGAATTTGAGTCCTGATGCTGTAGTTCAGCTGGCATTCCAGATGGCCTTTCTGCAGCAATACAGCCAGACTGTGGCTACCTATGAGTCTTGCAGCACAGCAGCATTCAAACATGGCCGTACTGAAACCATCCGTCCTGCTTCAGTTTATACAAAGTCGTGTTCAGAGGCTTTTGTCAGGGAGCCATTCAAAcacagcacagcagagctactacaGATGATTTCAGAATGCTCTAAGTATCACAGCCAGCTCACCAAAGAAGCTGCTATGG GTCAGGGATTTGACCGACACTTATTTGGATTGCGGTATTGGGGAGAATCCACCAGCATGCCCTTGCCAGACTTTTACCAAGACCAAGCTTATGCACAGATCAATCATAACATTCTGTCTACCAGCACGTTGAGCAGCCCAGCTGTGACCATGGGTGGGTTTGCTCCAGTGGTGTCTGATGGCTTTGGCATTGCATATAGAGTGCATGATAACTTCATTGGATGCAGTGTTTCTTCCTATCCAGCTAGGAATGTGTATGAATTCCTCCAGTGTGTGCAGAAGTCACTGGATGACATGTTTAATGTTTTGGAAGGTAAACACATCAGTAAGGGTTAG